A genomic segment from Candidatus Cloacimonadota bacterium encodes:
- a CDS encoding T9SS type A sorting domain-containing protein, translating into MKNYKNTGITMHLQKLNKELLIFTLTILLMLLFVFPLFAQTSNIDATDKWAWGTNIGWVNFRSSNGGVTVYADHLEGYTWAENIGWIRMGTYTGGSPHTYQNDSNIDYGVNHDGAGNLSGYAWSTNAGWINFNPTHSQVTINMTTGSFDGYAWAENIGWIHFKNTSPEYNLVCTDPTLPVELCTFTAQFIENTPTIHWSTQSETDNMGWFICRYDENDFSSSEIISDMIEGHGTTTQQQFYTYEDDLENPEVGDCYYYWLESVDYGGIINHYDNVAILSIPDHHNSGGSGIVIPERFGLLQNEPNPVVSSTRIAFNLTETAQVDLSVYNLKGQLVKKLYSRVTSKHTVMWYGKDESGNELENGVYFYRLSINGKIYETRKLILLR; encoded by the coding sequence ATGAAAAACTATAAAAATACTGGAATAACTATGCATTTACAAAAACTGAATAAAGAGTTATTAATTTTTACTCTTACAATATTATTAATGCTACTCTTTGTTTTTCCACTTTTTGCTCAAACCAGTAATATCGACGCAACAGACAAGTGGGCATGGGGAACCAACATCGGCTGGGTTAATTTTCGTTCCTCAAATGGCGGCGTTACTGTTTATGCTGATCATCTGGAAGGGTATACCTGGGCAGAAAATATTGGGTGGATAAGAATGGGAACATACACAGGAGGATCACCACACACATATCAGAATGACAGCAATATTGATTATGGTGTAAACCACGATGGCGCGGGTAATCTTTCCGGTTATGCTTGGAGTACCAATGCTGGTTGGATAAATTTTAATCCGACACATAGCCAGGTTACTATTAATATGACTACGGGCAGTTTTGATGGCTATGCCTGGGCAGAAAATATTGGTTGGATTCATTTTAAAAATACCTCTCCTGAATACAATTTGGTTTGTACAGATCCCACACTTCCGGTGGAACTTTGTACTTTCACTGCACAATTCATTGAGAACACACCAACCATTCACTGGTCGACTCAGTCTGAGACAGATAATATGGGTTGGTTCATCTGCCGGTATGATGAGAATGATTTTTCATCATCAGAAATAATTTCAGATATGATAGAAGGACACGGTACCACGACCCAACAGCAATTTTATACCTATGAAGATGATCTTGAGAATCCTGAAGTGGGGGATTGTTATTATTACTGGCTTGAATCAGTTGATTATGGTGGAATCATCAATCACTACGATAATGTAGCAATTCTCAGTATTCCAGATCATCACAATTCTGGTGGTAGCGGTATTGTTATTCCAGAGCGATTTGGTCTTCTGCAAAATGAACCCAATCCTGTAGTAAGTTCAACCCGAATTGCATTTAATCTTACAGAAACTGCACAGGTAGATCTTTCGGTCTACAACCTCAAAGGACAGCTCGTGAAAAAACTCTATTCCAGAGTAACATCCAAGCATACAGTCATGTGGTATGGTAAGGATGAGAGTGGTAATGAATTAGAGAATGGGGTGTATTTTTATCGATTATCGATTAATGGTAAGATATACGAAACAAGAAAGCTGATTTTATTGAGATAA